In Nocardia sp. NBC_00403, one DNA window encodes the following:
- a CDS encoding DUF4244 domain-containing protein, translated as MELRSRLVHAVVADEGMSTAEYAIGTIAAAAFGAVLYGVVTGDSIVNALTKIIDRALNTAV; from the coding sequence ATGGAGCTGAGATCGCGACTGGTGCACGCGGTCGTCGCGGACGAGGGCATGAGTACCGCGGAGTATGCGATCGGGACGATCGCGGCAGCTGCCTTCGGGGCCGTCCTGTATGGGGTGGTGACCGGCGACAGCATCGTGAATGCCTTGACGAAGATCATCGATCGGGCGCTCAACACCGCGGTGTAG
- a CDS encoding TadA family conjugal transfer-associated ATPase: MSALVTSELLDRVRDRLAGGPGDPDPAQVAAAIRAEAGGVLGDTDLLRALRLLQTEMTGAGVLEPLLQDPQVADVLVTAPDAVWIDRGHGLRKTSVTFPDEAAVRRLAQRLALSAGRRLDDALPWVDGRLSGREGALGDSFGVRLHAVLAPVAHGGTCVSLRVLRPATQGLDALAASGAVAPEAKLLLERIIRARLAFLVVGGTGAGKTTLLSSLLAEVGPEERIICVEDAAELAPPHPHVVRLVARTANVEGVGEVTVRDLVRQALRMRPDRIVVGEVRGAEVVDLLTALNTGHDGGAGTVHANSPQEVPARLEALAALGGMDRAALHSQLAAAVQVVMHVHRRADGSRGLREIGVVRRDDSGHVRIAAAWRADHGPAVAATELADLLDERLDR, translated from the coding sequence ATGAGCGCCTTGGTGACGTCCGAGCTGCTGGATCGGGTGCGGGATCGCCTTGCGGGCGGGCCGGGGGACCCGGATCCGGCGCAGGTGGCAGCCGCTATTCGGGCCGAGGCAGGCGGGGTCCTCGGTGACACGGATCTGCTGCGCGCACTCCGGTTGTTGCAGACGGAGATGACCGGTGCCGGGGTACTGGAGCCGCTGCTGCAAGATCCGCAGGTCGCTGACGTTCTGGTCACCGCGCCGGATGCCGTCTGGATCGACCGGGGTCACGGGTTGCGAAAGACGTCGGTCACGTTTCCGGATGAGGCCGCCGTGCGCAGGCTGGCGCAGCGGCTTGCCCTTTCGGCAGGGCGGCGGCTCGACGATGCGCTGCCGTGGGTCGACGGCAGACTTTCGGGAAGGGAAGGAGCGCTGGGAGATTCCTTCGGTGTCCGGCTTCATGCGGTCTTGGCGCCGGTGGCGCACGGCGGTACCTGTGTTTCACTGCGCGTGCTGCGTCCCGCCACACAGGGGCTGGATGCGCTCGCGGCCTCCGGCGCGGTGGCGCCGGAGGCGAAACTGCTGTTGGAGCGGATCATTCGAGCCCGGCTTGCCTTCCTGGTCGTCGGCGGCACCGGCGCGGGGAAGACCACCTTGTTGTCCAGCCTGCTGGCCGAGGTCGGGCCCGAGGAACGAATCATCTGTGTGGAGGACGCGGCGGAGCTCGCGCCCCCGCATCCCCATGTCGTACGGCTGGTCGCGCGCACCGCGAATGTCGAAGGCGTCGGCGAGGTGACGGTGCGCGACCTGGTACGCCAGGCACTGCGGATGCGACCGGACCGGATCGTGGTCGGTGAGGTGCGCGGCGCGGAGGTGGTCGACCTGCTCACCGCGCTCAACACGGGACATGACGGGGGAGCCGGGACCGTGCATGCGAACTCGCCCCAGGAGGTTCCCGCGCGCCTGGAAGCCCTTGCGGCACTGGGAGGTATGGACCGGGCTGCACTGCACAGTCAGCTCGCCGCCGCGGTGCAGGTGGTGATGCACGTGCATCGAAGGGCGGATGGTTCTCGCGGACTGCGCGAAATCGGTGTCGTCCGGCGCGACGACTCCGGACATGTCCGCATCGCGGCGGCCTGGCGAGCCGACCACGGCCCGGCTGTGGCTGCTACCGAACTGGCCGACCTCCTCGACGAACGGCTCGACCGATGA
- a CDS encoding HAD-IB family hydrolase has product MTAEGERTGLPDQQTTGGGRVAAFFDLDKTVIAKSSTFVFSKPFYAQGLLNRRAVLESSYAHFLFLLSGADHDQMERMRAHLTSMCAGWDVEQVKSIVAETLHELVDPLIYAEAADLIADHKIRGHDVVIVSASGEEIVGPIAEALGASHTAATRMVVADGRYTGEVEFYCYGEGKVAAIEKLAASEGYDLSRCYAYSDSVTDLPMLGAVGHPTAVNPDRNLRREALAKGWPTLTFSNPVSLWSRFQTPSSTTLAATAVVGLSAVVAGALSYRLLRRRR; this is encoded by the coding sequence GTGACTGCCGAGGGTGAACGAACCGGGCTTCCGGACCAACAAACCACCGGCGGCGGACGTGTCGCTGCCTTCTTCGATCTCGACAAGACAGTGATCGCGAAATCGAGCACGTTCGTGTTCAGCAAGCCGTTCTATGCACAGGGTCTGTTGAACCGCCGCGCGGTGCTCGAGAGCAGCTACGCACACTTCCTGTTCCTGCTGTCGGGCGCGGACCACGATCAGATGGAGCGGATGCGCGCCCACCTGACGAGCATGTGTGCGGGCTGGGACGTCGAACAAGTGAAATCCATTGTGGCCGAGACGCTGCACGAGCTGGTCGACCCGCTGATCTATGCCGAAGCGGCCGATCTCATCGCCGATCACAAGATCCGCGGTCACGACGTGGTGATCGTGTCCGCTTCCGGCGAAGAGATCGTCGGACCGATCGCCGAGGCGCTCGGCGCCTCGCACACCGCCGCAACGCGAATGGTCGTCGCGGACGGTCGATACACCGGCGAGGTCGAGTTCTACTGTTACGGCGAAGGCAAGGTCGCCGCGATCGAAAAGCTGGCTGCCAGTGAGGGTTACGACCTTTCGCGGTGCTATGCCTACTCCGATTCGGTGACCGATCTGCCGATGCTCGGCGCGGTCGGCCATCCGACGGCGGTGAACCCCGATCGCAACCTGCGGCGCGAGGCGCTGGCCAAGGGCTGGCCGACCCTGACGTTCTCCAACCCGGTTTCGCTGTGGTCTCGCTTCCAGACCCCGTCGTCTACCACCCTTGCCGCGACCGCGGTGGTCGGATTGAGCGCGGTGGTGGCGGGCGCACTCAGCTACCGGTTACTGCGCCGCCGCCGCTGA
- a CDS encoding MarR family winged helix-turn-helix transcriptional regulator — protein sequence MPKTSNRRAAGDTRTAWAAYRRLPLLVDTEIARDLESRTGLSMPDYDVLTAVTEMAAEQECVRVSGLAARMHWPHSRLSRQLGRMERRGLVAREPCERDGRGDDVVLAEPGRQALAAAGPVHLASVHRHFLDLLTAEQLAALTGIEETIARHRAALSG from the coding sequence ATGCCCAAGACATCGAACCGTCGCGCGGCCGGTGATACGCGGACCGCCTGGGCGGCCTACCGGCGGCTGCCGCTGCTCGTGGACACCGAGATCGCCCGCGATTTGGAGTCCCGCACCGGGCTGTCGATGCCGGACTATGACGTGCTCACCGCCGTGACGGAGATGGCGGCCGAGCAGGAATGCGTGCGGGTGAGCGGCCTTGCGGCGCGGATGCACTGGCCGCACAGCCGCCTGTCCCGCCAGCTCGGGCGGATGGAGCGGCGCGGCCTGGTCGCGCGTGAGCCGTGTGAACGTGATGGGCGCGGTGACGACGTCGTGCTTGCCGAACCGGGGCGGCAGGCGCTGGCAGCGGCAGGGCCTGTCCACCTCGCGTCCGTGCATCGGCACTTCCTCGACCTGCTGACTGCCGAGCAGCTCGCGGCGCTGACCGGGATCGAGGAGACCATCGCCCGGCACCGAGCGGCGCTGAGCGGCTGA
- a CDS encoding oxidoreductase, with amino-acid sequence MTDPLQPLVDLPGVRDSADRARDALADVHRHKANRRGWPTTAAEAAVRAARSSAAIDGGSTELPADGRVGDPILAGSLRVGQALDGDALRNLAGTWRRAPLQALARLHLLAAADLVTDEALLGRPRSDAGVAERLDLLVQTVLGSTAPAPVVAAVVHGELLALRPFGTADGIVARAASRLVAVSSGLDPHSLGVPEVFWLRRRQAYLDAAAGFGTGEATAVGSWVILCCGAFEDGAREARSIADSASG; translated from the coding sequence GTGACCGATCCGCTACAGCCTCTCGTCGATCTGCCCGGTGTGCGCGACAGCGCCGATCGGGCCCGCGACGCGCTCGCCGACGTGCATCGGCACAAGGCGAACCGGCGCGGCTGGCCGACCACGGCCGCCGAGGCCGCGGTGCGTGCGGCCCGGTCGTCCGCCGCGATCGACGGCGGTTCGACCGAACTGCCCGCCGACGGCCGGGTCGGCGATCCGATCCTGGCCGGGTCGCTGCGGGTGGGGCAGGCGCTCGACGGCGATGCCCTGCGCAACCTCGCCGGCACCTGGCGGCGTGCCCCCTTGCAGGCGCTGGCTCGGCTGCACCTGCTGGCCGCCGCCGATCTGGTGACCGACGAGGCGCTGCTCGGCCGGCCCCGTTCCGACGCAGGCGTTGCCGAACGGCTCGACCTGCTGGTGCAGACGGTGCTCGGGTCCACCGCGCCTGCACCGGTTGTCGCCGCGGTGGTGCACGGCGAGCTGTTGGCGTTGCGGCCGTTCGGCACGGCCGACGGCATCGTCGCGCGGGCGGCGTCCCGACTTGTCGCGGTGTCCAGTGGGCTCGACCCGCACAGCCTCGGCGTGCCCGAGGTGTTCTGGCTGCGTCGGCGGCAGGCGTATCTGGATGCCGCAGCCGGGTTCGGCACAGGAGAGGCGACTGCCGTCGGCAGCTGGGTGATCCTGTGCTGTGGTGCCTTCGAGGACGGCGCTCGTGAGGCGAGGTCGATCGCCGATTCGGCGTCGGGATAG
- a CDS encoding alpha/beta fold hydrolase, which yields MTGYQNTHDVNETQLCTEPFGAPEQQPAILLIHGAGESLLAWEGQFIERLVAGGRSVIRYDSRDAGRSATYPVGAPPYGLRDLVADVFGLLDVFGLRQAHLIGMSQGAAVAQLAALDHPDRVATLTLASSTPGGPGHRYPDLPEMTPELRAFFAGEGAEPDWSDRTAVVEYLVEADRPFTAASLPFDTAARRAKAERIIDRANDIAAQLTNPFMIDPGAPWRDRLGKIVAPTLVLHGTEDPLFPIGHGRALAAEIPGARLLAMEHTGHEIAPRAQWDSVVAAILAHTA from the coding sequence GTGACCGGCTACCAGAACACCCACGATGTCAACGAAACCCAGTTGTGCACAGAGCCTTTCGGCGCCCCGGAGCAGCAGCCCGCAATCCTGCTCATCCACGGCGCAGGCGAATCACTCCTGGCATGGGAGGGACAATTCATCGAGCGCCTGGTGGCAGGCGGCCGCAGCGTGATCCGCTACGACAGCAGGGACGCGGGCCGGTCCGCCACGTATCCGGTGGGTGCGCCGCCATATGGGCTGCGAGATCTGGTCGCCGACGTCTTCGGCCTGCTCGACGTCTTCGGCCTGCGGCAGGCGCACCTGATCGGCATGTCGCAGGGTGCGGCGGTCGCGCAACTCGCCGCACTCGATCACCCCGATCGGGTCGCCACCCTGACCCTCGCCTCCTCGACACCCGGCGGTCCCGGCCACAGATACCCCGACCTCCCGGAGATGACCCCCGAACTCCGAGCCTTCTTCGCGGGCGAGGGCGCCGAACCGGACTGGTCGGACCGGACCGCCGTTGTCGAGTACCTCGTCGAGGCCGATCGCCCTTTCACCGCGGCAAGTCTGCCGTTCGACACCGCGGCCCGGCGGGCCAAGGCCGAGCGAATCATCGACCGCGCGAACGACATTGCGGCCCAACTGACCAATCCGTTCATGATCGATCCCGGTGCGCCGTGGCGGGATCGGCTCGGAAAGATCGTCGCGCCGACCCTGGTACTACACGGCACCGAGGATCCACTCTTCCCGATCGGGCACGGTCGAGCCCTCGCCGCGGAGATTCCCGGCGCCCGCTTACTCGCGATGGAGCACACCGGGCACGAGATCGCACCACGGGCACAATGGGATTCGGTTGTCGCCGCCATCCTCGCGCACACGGCCTGA
- a CDS encoding DEAD/DEAH box helicase, producing MNPTEPTTRLRASNHLGYGRSLLNRVLSGVPGGDPRLTHVVELPARAAATTNWPDWAAPEVVEAFRATGIAAPWTHQTRTADLAAGGTHVVVSTGTASGKSLGYQLPVLTALGEDPRATALYLAPTKALGADQLRAVNDLTHQGALRDIHPAGYDGDTPAEIRQWVRANGRWIFTNPDMLHIGILRSHQRWARVLRRLRYVVVDECHAYRGVFGSHVALVLRRLQRIAAHYGADPIFVLCSATTAEPAAAASRLIGAPCVAVTEDGSPQGPRTVALWEPPLLTAVTGENGAPIRRSATSEAARIMADLVVEGARTLTFVRSRRAAELTAMETRRLLAETDPSLAERVAAYRGGYLAEDRRDLETALSTGALLGAATTNALELGVDIAGLDAVVISGFPGTVASFWQQAGRAGRRTQGSLVLLVARDDPLDTFLVHHPEALLDKPVEATITDPHNPYVLGPQLLCAALELPLTDAEVDTLDARELLTDLTGQGLIRRRVIAGARGGARWYVTAETQPHDAVDVRGGIGTPVAIVDGETGRLLGTADAGRATATLHEGAVHLHQGDTYVVDELDLDEGVAFVHAADPGWTTSARSVTSIVVDATTAQHRHGRVTTALTQVRVTSQVIGYLRTLLSGEVLDLVELDLPAQTLSTHAVLYTVTPELLALAGIDPQRAPGALHAAEHAAIGLLPLVATCDRWDIGGVSTAEHPDTGLPTVFVYDGQPGGAGFAERGFAQLRRWLSATLAVIESCACAAGCPSCVQSPKCGNGNHPLDKAAAGRLLAAVLTELNAAP from the coding sequence ATGAATCCGACCGAACCGACAACCCGGTTGCGTGCCAGCAACCATCTCGGCTACGGGCGATCGTTGCTGAATCGTGTCCTGAGTGGAGTCCCCGGCGGCGACCCTCGGCTGACGCACGTCGTCGAGCTGCCCGCCCGGGCGGCGGCCACCACCAACTGGCCCGATTGGGCGGCGCCCGAGGTGGTCGAGGCGTTCCGCGCCACCGGCATCGCGGCGCCGTGGACGCACCAGACCAGGACCGCCGACCTGGCGGCGGGCGGCACGCACGTCGTGGTCAGCACCGGTACAGCATCCGGTAAATCGCTGGGATACCAGCTGCCCGTCCTGACGGCGCTGGGCGAGGACCCACGGGCCACCGCCCTTTATCTCGCTCCGACCAAGGCACTGGGCGCTGATCAACTGCGTGCGGTGAACGATCTGACGCACCAAGGCGCGCTCCGGGATATTCATCCGGCCGGCTACGACGGCGATACCCCGGCCGAGATCCGGCAGTGGGTGCGGGCGAACGGCCGCTGGATTTTCACCAATCCCGACATGCTGCACATCGGCATCCTGCGCTCGCACCAGCGCTGGGCCAGGGTGCTGCGCAGGCTGCGCTATGTGGTGGTGGACGAATGCCACGCCTATCGAGGCGTCTTCGGCTCGCACGTCGCGCTGGTGCTGCGTAGGTTGCAGCGAATCGCCGCGCACTACGGCGCGGACCCGATATTCGTGCTGTGCTCGGCCACGACGGCAGAACCCGCGGCCGCCGCATCCCGGCTGATCGGCGCGCCTTGCGTCGCGGTGACCGAGGACGGCTCGCCACAGGGACCGCGCACTGTCGCACTGTGGGAGCCACCCCTGCTCACCGCGGTGACCGGTGAAAATGGCGCTCCCATTCGCCGTTCGGCCACCTCGGAGGCGGCCAGGATCATGGCAGATCTGGTGGTCGAAGGCGCTCGAACCTTGACCTTCGTCCGGTCCCGCCGGGCGGCCGAACTGACCGCCATGGAGACACGCAGGCTGCTGGCCGAGACCGATCCGAGTCTCGCCGAGCGGGTGGCCGCCTATCGCGGGGGCTATTTGGCGGAGGACCGGCGGGACCTGGAGACCGCGCTGTCCACCGGGGCATTACTCGGCGCGGCCACCACGAATGCGCTCGAGCTCGGCGTCGACATCGCAGGGCTCGATGCCGTGGTGATCTCCGGGTTCCCCGGCACCGTCGCCTCGTTCTGGCAGCAGGCCGGTCGCGCGGGACGCCGCACGCAAGGCTCCCTGGTCCTGCTCGTGGCCAGGGACGATCCACTCGATACCTTCCTCGTGCACCACCCGGAGGCCCTGCTGGACAAGCCGGTCGAGGCCACCATCACCGACCCGCACAACCCCTACGTGCTCGGCCCACAACTGCTGTGCGCGGCATTGGAACTTCCGCTCACCGATGCCGAAGTCGATACACTCGACGCCCGCGAATTGCTTACCGACCTCACAGGTCAGGGGCTGATTCGGCGCCGGGTTATCGCCGGGGCGAGGGGGGGCGCACGCTGGTATGTCACCGCGGAAACCCAGCCGCACGACGCGGTCGACGTGCGCGGTGGCATCGGCACGCCGGTCGCCATCGTCGACGGCGAGACCGGCAGGCTGCTCGGCACGGCCGACGCCGGACGCGCCACTGCCACGCTGCACGAAGGCGCGGTTCACCTGCATCAAGGCGATACCTACGTCGTCGACGAGCTGGACCTGGACGAGGGTGTCGCGTTCGTGCACGCCGCCGATCCCGGCTGGACCACCAGCGCCAGGTCGGTTACCTCCATCGTGGTCGACGCGACGACGGCACAGCATCGCCACGGCCGCGTGACCACCGCATTGACGCAGGTGCGGGTGACCAGCCAGGTCATCGGCTATCTACGCACGCTGCTCAGCGGTGAAGTACTCGACCTGGTCGAGCTGGATCTGCCCGCCCAGACCCTGTCCACCCACGCGGTGCTCTACACCGTGACACCCGAGCTGCTTGCCCTTGCCGGCATCGACCCGCAGCGGGCCCCAGGCGCGCTGCATGCCGCCGAACACGCGGCAATCGGCCTATTACCGCTGGTGGCGACCTGCGACCGCTGGGATATCGGCGGCGTGTCCACCGCCGAACACCCGGATACAGGTCTGCCGACCGTGTTCGTCTACGACGGACAGCCTGGTGGTGCAGGCTTCGCCGAGCGCGGTTTCGCGCAGCTGCGGCGCTGGCTGTCGGCGACTCTCGCGGTGATCGAATCCTGTGCGTGCGCGGCGGGCTGCCCGTCCTGCGTGCAGTCGCCAAAGTGCGGCAACGGCAACCACCCGCTGGACAAGGCGGCCGCAGGGCGTCTGCTCGCAGCCGTCCTTACCGAATTGAACGCTGCCCCCTGA
- a CDS encoding Rv3654c family TadE-like protein, with product MIEQPARGTVCSAAQWLRAVRYGTANGLLSDGQVLNRRRAEQGGATVLACLALVGLIGATLLVGQVGVVVVSRHRAQAAADLAALAAAGALEQGAEAGCAQALEIARRMRVRIHECEVTQWDVTVTVVRNVPIGLYGNWTVRAVARAGPVEDGV from the coding sequence GTGATCGAACAGCCGGCCAGGGGCACTGTGTGTTCGGCCGCACAGTGGCTGCGTGCAGTGCGGTACGGGACGGCGAACGGTCTGCTCTCGGATGGTCAGGTGCTGAACAGGCGGCGGGCGGAGCAAGGCGGCGCGACGGTGTTGGCCTGCCTGGCGCTGGTGGGGCTGATCGGGGCGACGCTGCTGGTCGGTCAGGTCGGTGTTGTGGTGGTGAGTCGGCATCGCGCGCAGGCCGCCGCGGATCTCGCGGCATTGGCTGCGGCCGGTGCGTTGGAGCAAGGGGCGGAGGCGGGATGTGCGCAGGCATTGGAGATCGCGCGGCGCATGCGAGTGCGGATTCACGAGTGTGAAGTCACGCAGTGGGATGTGACCGTCACTGTCGTGCGGAATGTACCAATAGGTCTGTATGGAAACTGGACTGTTCGAGCAGTCGCTCGTGCGGGTCCTGTCGAAGATGGAGTGTGA
- a CDS encoding TadE family type IV pilus minor pilin, protein MVLGDEQGSVTVEAAIALAAVVVAVVLCLGAILAASAQVRCVDAAREAARLAARGDQSNAVSAAERVAPPTADITVRSEGDRVIAVVSARSPLLPLLVLRADAVAVREPGVAR, encoded by the coding sequence ATGGTTCTCGGTGACGAGCAGGGTTCGGTGACGGTCGAGGCTGCCATCGCGTTGGCCGCGGTCGTCGTTGCCGTGGTGCTGTGTCTCGGTGCGATTCTCGCGGCATCGGCACAGGTGCGCTGTGTCGATGCCGCTCGCGAGGCGGCGCGGCTGGCGGCCAGGGGTGACCAGTCGAACGCGGTGTCGGCGGCCGAGCGGGTTGCTCCGCCCACCGCCGATATCACGGTGCGCAGCGAGGGTGACCGCGTCATCGCGGTCGTTTCCGCCCGTTCTCCGCTGTTGCCGCTGTTGGTGCTGCGCGCGGACGCTGTCGCGGTACGCGAGCCGGGAGTCGCGCGGTGA
- a CDS encoding type II secretion system F family protein — protein sequence MGISGGVVLLPALALVVLPGRVAVTRRLRSLRGGGSEPLVRVPGRRGSDDPLAVASVFDLLAACLRAGLPMAGAARVVAPGAPAVLGAALVRAADLLALGADAATAWERAAADAVGRPGAAEVESLARMARRSARSGASLAVAIGELAEQHRGAVEDMAAARAERAGVMISGPLGLCFLPAFICLGIVPVVIGLAGRVLEGGLL from the coding sequence ATGGGGATTTCCGGTGGGGTGGTGTTGCTGCCGGCGCTAGCGCTCGTGGTGTTGCCTGGGCGGGTGGCGGTGACCCGGCGACTACGGTCGCTGCGCGGCGGTGGTTCGGAACCACTGGTCAGGGTGCCGGGGCGCAGGGGTAGCGATGATCCGCTTGCGGTCGCTTCGGTGTTCGATCTGCTCGCCGCATGCCTGCGGGCGGGGCTGCCGATGGCGGGTGCGGCGCGGGTGGTGGCGCCGGGCGCGCCGGCGGTGCTCGGTGCTGCGCTGGTCCGAGCCGCCGATCTGCTGGCGCTCGGGGCGGACGCGGCGACAGCATGGGAGCGAGCGGCCGCAGACGCTGTGGGCAGGCCGGGAGCGGCCGAGGTCGAGTCGCTCGCACGGATGGCGCGGCGTTCGGCGCGGTCGGGAGCGTCGCTGGCGGTGGCCATCGGCGAGCTGGCCGAACAGCACCGTGGCGCGGTCGAGGACATGGCGGCGGCACGCGCCGAGCGGGCCGGAGTGATGATCAGTGGCCCACTCGGACTGTGTTTTCTGCCCGCGTTCATCTGCCTGGGCATCGTGCCGGTGGTGATCGGTCTCGCGGGCCGAGTCCTCGAGGGCGGGCTGCTGTGA
- a CDS encoding cold-shock protein, with the protein MAQGTVKWFNAEKGFGFIAPEDGSADVFVHYSEIQGSGFRTLEENQKVEFEVGQGTKGPQATGVRALS; encoded by the coding sequence ATGGCACAGGGAACTGTGAAGTGGTTCAACGCGGAGAAGGGGTTCGGCTTCATCGCGCCCGAGGACGGCTCCGCTGACGTCTTCGTCCACTACTCGGAGATCCAGGGGTCCGGCTTCCGTACCCTCGAGGAAAACCAGAAGGTCGAGTTCGAGGTTGGCCAGGGCACCAAGGGCCCGCAGGCCACCGGAGTTCGCGCGCTCAGCTGA
- a CDS encoding type II secretion system F family protein — protein sequence MIVALTCLVLALLSAPAPRARRRFIDLFVPSGVTRKPQRSSLFSVGIGIGIAATAVAGLGPLIAAALVTGTVGIRLRRARHDRLHNVECAYLLDAVEAVIGELRVGAHPSAAAAVAAHESGGAAARAFAVSAARSRLGGSGADGLRHPDSVVAPELAGIADAWRVAEHHGLALAELLSAARADLQGRIRFRGRTAAALAGARATAAVLACLPLLGLALGQLMGAAPLNILFASAAGAVLLPLGTGLACAGLLWTDAITRKVLA from the coding sequence ATGATCGTGGCACTGACGTGTCTGGTACTTGCGCTGTTGAGCGCTCCGGCGCCGAGGGCACGTCGCCGCTTCATCGACCTGTTCGTTCCCTCCGGCGTCACGCGGAAACCACAGCGCAGCAGCCTGTTCAGCGTAGGTATCGGGATCGGCATCGCCGCGACAGCTGTCGCCGGACTCGGCCCGCTGATCGCTGCGGCGCTGGTGACGGGCACAGTTGGTATCCGGCTTCGTCGTGCTCGGCACGATCGCTTACACAATGTCGAATGCGCGTACCTGCTCGACGCGGTCGAAGCCGTCATCGGGGAGCTGCGGGTAGGTGCGCACCCGAGCGCGGCCGCCGCGGTCGCGGCACACGAATCCGGCGGCGCGGCGGCGCGTGCATTCGCCGTCAGCGCGGCCCGCAGCCGACTGGGCGGTTCGGGCGCTGACGGTCTGCGCCACCCGGACTCCGTGGTGGCCCCCGAGCTGGCCGGGATAGCCGACGCCTGGCGGGTCGCCGAACACCACGGCCTCGCCCTCGCCGAACTACTGTCCGCGGCGCGTGCAGATCTCCAGGGTCGCATCCGTTTTCGTGGCCGAACCGCGGCCGCACTGGCAGGTGCCCGCGCCACCGCCGCTGTCCTGGCCTGCCTCCCTTTGCTCGGCCTCGCCCTCGGCCAACTGATGGGCGCCGCACCGCTGAACATCCTGTTCGCCTCCGCCGCAGGCGCCGTCCTGCTTCCGCTCGGCACCGGCCTCGCGTGCGCGGGCCTGCTGTGGACGGATGCGATCACTCGAAAGGTGCTGGCATGA
- the ssd gene encoding septum site-determining protein Ssd: MDFEAAPPVTTPPALVLISDTRLRDEVRRVAAAAERGLDERELPMGRHAWTGAPLVILDTAMAGECAAVGYLRRVGVVLVTDGEPDLCDWQAAAAVGAERVIALPGAAVGLIEKFAEYGENRMGDGVVVAIAGAGGGAGASVLAAATALRAAAERFRRDTVLVDGAPLGGGLDLLLGIEMTAGLRWPDLVIEDGRVSASALHNALPAAAPGLAVLSCGRGGAGRLPSEIGPTAVHAVVEAGRAAGDLVVCDISGERGPHADQMLDSADLVVLVVPARLRAMAAAASVAAYIGRRNPNQGLVVRGPAPGGLRGNEVAEVLDLPLLAAVRAQAGLAARLERGGLTVRRRGPLRDAADAVLSVLSAPAGRGLR, encoded by the coding sequence ATGGATTTCGAAGCTGCGCCGCCGGTCACGACGCCGCCGGCACTCGTGCTCATCAGCGATACCCGCCTTCGGGACGAAGTGCGGCGTGTCGCGGCCGCTGCGGAACGCGGGCTCGACGAACGCGAGCTGCCGATGGGCAGGCACGCCTGGACCGGTGCCCCGCTGGTGATCCTCGACACAGCCATGGCGGGGGAGTGCGCGGCGGTCGGATATCTGCGGCGTGTCGGGGTCGTTCTGGTGACCGACGGCGAGCCGGACCTGTGCGATTGGCAGGCCGCCGCAGCGGTCGGAGCCGAGCGGGTGATCGCGCTTCCCGGCGCCGCTGTCGGGCTTATCGAGAAGTTTGCTGAGTACGGTGAAAATCGGATGGGGGACGGTGTGGTCGTCGCGATTGCCGGGGCCGGCGGCGGTGCGGGCGCATCCGTTCTCGCCGCGGCCACCGCTCTGCGCGCCGCTGCCGAACGGTTCCGGCGAGACACCGTGCTCGTCGATGGCGCACCGCTCGGCGGCGGCCTCGACCTGCTACTCGGCATCGAGATGACCGCAGGGCTGCGCTGGCCCGATCTGGTGATCGAGGATGGCCGGGTGTCTGCGTCGGCACTGCACAATGCACTGCCCGCAGCGGCCCCCGGGCTCGCCGTGCTGTCCTGTGGACGCGGTGGTGCCGGACGCTTGCCGAGCGAGATCGGCCCCACCGCGGTGCACGCTGTCGTCGAAGCAGGCCGTGCCGCAGGCGATTTGGTGGTTTGCGACATATCCGGCGAGCGCGGCCCGCACGCCGACCAAATGCTCGACTCGGCGGACCTCGTGGTGCTGGTTGTTCCGGCCAGGCTGCGCGCGATGGCCGCGGCAGCATCCGTCGCCGCCTACATCGGCAGACGAAACCCCAACCAGGGCTTGGTAGTACGTGGCCCAGCACCCGGCGGGCTACGCGGAAACGAGGTTGCGGAGGTACTCGACCTGCCGCTGCTCGCCGCTGTCCGAGCCCAAGCGGGCCTCGCCGCCCGCCTCGAACGCGGTGGCCTGACCGTCCGTCGCCGGGGCCCCCTCCGCGACGCGGCAGACGCGGTGCTGTCGGTGCTGAGCGCCCCCGCAGGGCGAGGCCTGCGATGA